One region of Anas acuta chromosome Z, bAnaAcu1.1, whole genome shotgun sequence genomic DNA includes:
- the IDUA gene encoding alpha-L-iduronidase isoform X2, with protein sequence MNEKLHYNFTALDNLMDLLWENKLIPGFELMGNPSGYFLNFEDKEQAVRWRNLITLLARRYIDRYGLAHVAKWNFETWNEPDHHDFDNVTMTVEGFLNYYDACSEGLRAASPLLKFGGPGDSFHPFPKSPICWNLLRHCYNGTNFFTGETGVRLDYISLHKKGGGRSLYILDQEVETVEQIQKLFPKFASVPIYNDEADPLVGWSIPQPWRADVTYAAMVVKVIIQHQNLLIAKANNTINYTLLSNDNAFLSYYPHYFTQRTLTARFQMNNTKPPHVQMVRKPVLTVMGLLALLGEKQIFAEVKSSEGKSTENDTVGVLASVHTPSELQPSDSWQATLLIYSSEDNRTSSNISTVTVNATHFPKLREPVYMTYYLDNNQTNPYLKWKELGSPDFPSPEQFQQIRDAEDPVATGPFAFPEGGILTLKQDFPVPSVFLIHICARPSSVPDQVTGVRFIPLTKGQVVVLWDDGCVNSKCIKTFEVQFSPDGKAYRRINAKDTIFTLWVYSPGSSVSGFYRVRAIDYWGKAGLSSVPVEYVEALK encoded by the exons ATGAATGAGAAACTTCACTACAATTTTACTGCCTTGGATAACCTTATGGATCTCCTGTGGGAAAATAAGTTAATTCCAG GATTTGAGTTGATGGGAAATCCATCaggatattttttaaattttgaagatAAAGAGCAGGCAGTAAGATGGAGAAATTTAATTACACTTCTGGCCAGGAGATACATAG ATAGATACGGATTGGCACATGTTGCTAAGTGGAATTTCGAAACTTGGAATGAACCAGACCACCATGACTTTGACAATGTGACTATGACAGTGGAAG GGTTCCTCAACTATTATGATGCCTGCTCAGAAGGATTAAGAGCAGCCAGTCCTCTACTAAAATTTGGAGGGCCTGGAGATTCCTTCCACCCCTTTCCCAAGTCACCCATATGCTGGAATCTTCTGCGTCATTGCTACAATGGAACCAACTTCTTCACAGGGGAGACTGGTGTAAGGCTGGACTACATCTCTCTTCATAAGAAG GGAGGTGGGCGTTCTCTCTACATCTTGGACCAAGAAGTGGAAACAGTTGAACAGATTCAGAAGTTGTTTCCAAAATTTGCTTCTGTTCCCATATACAATGATGAAGCAGATCCTCTGGTTGGATGGTCCATCCCACAGCCGTGGCGAGCTGATGTGACATATGCAGCTATGGTTGTAAAG GTAATCATCCAGCATCAAAACCTGCTTATTGCCAAAGCCAACAACACCATCAACTACACACTGCTGAGTAATGACAATGCCTTCCTGAGCTACTACCCGCACTACTTCACACAGCGGACTCTGACAGCACGTTTCCAGATGAACAATACAAAGCCACCTCATGTCCAGATGGTGCGGAAGCCAGTGCTGACTGTCATGGGCTTGCTGGCACTGCTAG gagaaaagcagatctTTGCAGAAGTAAAGAGCAGTGAAGgcaaaagcactgaaaatgacACGGTTGGTGTCCTGGCATCTGTGCACACCCCAAGTGAGCTGCAGCCCTCAGACAGTTGGCAAGCTACTCTACTGATTTATTCAAGTGAAGATAACAGGACTTCATCCAATATCAGCACTGTCACAGTGAATGCCACCCACTTCCCCAAACTTAGAG AGCCAGTGTATATGACGTATTACCTGGATAACAACCAAACCAATCCCTACCTGAAGTGGAAGGAACTAGGAAGCCCTGACTTTCCCTCCCCAGAGCAGTTCCAGCAAATCAGGGATGCTGAG GACCCAGTGGCAACAGGCCCCTTCGCTTTTCCTGAAGGTGGCATTCTGACGCTGAAGCAAGACTTCCCCGTTCCCTCAGTCTTTCTCATCCACATCTGTGCAAGACCCAGTTCTGTACCTGATCAA GTGACTGGTGTTCGTTTCATCCCTCTCACAAAAGGACAGGTTGTTGTGTTGTGGGACGATGGTTGTGTAAATTCAAA atGTATAAAGACATTTGAAGTGCAGTTCTCACCAGATGGAAAAGCCTACCGGCGGATTAATGCCAAAGACACAATATTCACTCTCTGGGTCTACAGTCCAG GAAGCTCAGTCTCCGGCTTTTACAGAGTGCGTGCCATTGACTACTGGGGGAAGGCTGGCCTGTCCTCTGTTCCTGTGGAGTATGTTGAAGCTCTCAAGTGA
- the IDUA gene encoding alpha-L-iduronidase isoform X3, with protein sequence MAALNKFEFTGYWNWLLSGFELMGNPSGYFLNFEDKEQAVRWRNLITLLARRYIDRYGLAHVAKWNFETWNEPDHHDFDNVTMTVEGFLNYYDACSEGLRAASPLLKFGGPGDSFHPFPKSPICWNLLRHCYNGTNFFTGETGVRLDYISLHKKGGGRSLYILDQEVETVEQIQKLFPKFASVPIYNDEADPLVGWSIPQPWRADVTYAAMVVKVIIQHQNLLIAKANNTINYTLLSNDNAFLSYYPHYFTQRTLTARFQMNNTKPPHVQMVRKPVLTVMGLLALLGEKQIFAEVKSSEGKSTENDTVGVLASVHTPSELQPSDSWQATLLIYSSEDNRTSSNISTVTVNATHFPKLREPVYMTYYLDNNQTNPYLKWKELGSPDFPSPEQFQQIRDAEDPVATGPFAFPEGGILTLKQDFPVPSVFLIHICARPSSVPDQVTGVRFIPLTKGQVVVLWDDGCVNSKCIKTFEVQFSPDGKAYRRINAKDTIFTLWVYSPGSSVSGFYRVRAIDYWGKAGLSSVPVEYVEALK encoded by the exons GATTTGAGTTGATGGGAAATCCATCaggatattttttaaattttgaagatAAAGAGCAGGCAGTAAGATGGAGAAATTTAATTACACTTCTGGCCAGGAGATACATAG ATAGATACGGATTGGCACATGTTGCTAAGTGGAATTTCGAAACTTGGAATGAACCAGACCACCATGACTTTGACAATGTGACTATGACAGTGGAAG GGTTCCTCAACTATTATGATGCCTGCTCAGAAGGATTAAGAGCAGCCAGTCCTCTACTAAAATTTGGAGGGCCTGGAGATTCCTTCCACCCCTTTCCCAAGTCACCCATATGCTGGAATCTTCTGCGTCATTGCTACAATGGAACCAACTTCTTCACAGGGGAGACTGGTGTAAGGCTGGACTACATCTCTCTTCATAAGAAG GGAGGTGGGCGTTCTCTCTACATCTTGGACCAAGAAGTGGAAACAGTTGAACAGATTCAGAAGTTGTTTCCAAAATTTGCTTCTGTTCCCATATACAATGATGAAGCAGATCCTCTGGTTGGATGGTCCATCCCACAGCCGTGGCGAGCTGATGTGACATATGCAGCTATGGTTGTAAAG GTAATCATCCAGCATCAAAACCTGCTTATTGCCAAAGCCAACAACACCATCAACTACACACTGCTGAGTAATGACAATGCCTTCCTGAGCTACTACCCGCACTACTTCACACAGCGGACTCTGACAGCACGTTTCCAGATGAACAATACAAAGCCACCTCATGTCCAGATGGTGCGGAAGCCAGTGCTGACTGTCATGGGCTTGCTGGCACTGCTAG gagaaaagcagatctTTGCAGAAGTAAAGAGCAGTGAAGgcaaaagcactgaaaatgacACGGTTGGTGTCCTGGCATCTGTGCACACCCCAAGTGAGCTGCAGCCCTCAGACAGTTGGCAAGCTACTCTACTGATTTATTCAAGTGAAGATAACAGGACTTCATCCAATATCAGCACTGTCACAGTGAATGCCACCCACTTCCCCAAACTTAGAG AGCCAGTGTATATGACGTATTACCTGGATAACAACCAAACCAATCCCTACCTGAAGTGGAAGGAACTAGGAAGCCCTGACTTTCCCTCCCCAGAGCAGTTCCAGCAAATCAGGGATGCTGAG GACCCAGTGGCAACAGGCCCCTTCGCTTTTCCTGAAGGTGGCATTCTGACGCTGAAGCAAGACTTCCCCGTTCCCTCAGTCTTTCTCATCCACATCTGTGCAAGACCCAGTTCTGTACCTGATCAA GTGACTGGTGTTCGTTTCATCCCTCTCACAAAAGGACAGGTTGTTGTGTTGTGGGACGATGGTTGTGTAAATTCAAA atGTATAAAGACATTTGAAGTGCAGTTCTCACCAGATGGAAAAGCCTACCGGCGGATTAATGCCAAAGACACAATATTCACTCTCTGGGTCTACAGTCCAG GAAGCTCAGTCTCCGGCTTTTACAGAGTGCGTGCCATTGACTACTGGGGGAAGGCTGGCCTGTCCTCTGTTCCTGTGGAGTATGTTGAAGCTCTCAAGTGA
- the LOC137847985 gene encoding purpurin gives MKYAQYVFLASILSTIEYSLAQTCAVESFAVKDNFDPKRYAGKWYALAKKDPEGLFLQDNISAEYTVEEDGTMTASSKGRVKLFGFWVICADMAAQYTVPDPTTPAKMYMTYQGLASYLSSGGDNYWVIDTDYDNYAITYACRSLKEDGSCDDGYSLIFSRNPRGLPPAIQRIVRQKQEEICMSGQFQPVLQSGAC, from the exons ATGAAATACGCACAGTATGTTTTCCTGGCATCGATCCTCTCCACCATCGAATATAGCCTAGCTCAGACCTGCGCAGTGGAGTCTTTCGCTGTGAAGGACAATTTTGATCCAAAAAGG TATGCAGGGAAATGGTATGCCCTGGCCAAGAAGGATCCAGAAGGCCTTTTCCTCCAGGACAACATCTCTGCTGAATACACCGTTGAGGAAGATGGCACAATGACAGCTTCTTCCAAGGGCCGTGTGAAGCTTTTTGG GTTCTGGGTGATCTGTGCTGACATGGCCGCTCAGTACACCGTGCCAGACCCAACCACTCCAGCAAAGATGTACATGACATACCAGGGCCTGGCGAGCTACCTGTCCAGCGGCG GGGACAACTACTGGGTGATTGACACCGACTATGACAACTACGCCATCACCTATGCCTGCCGCAGCCTGAAGGAGGACGGCTCCTGTGACGACGGCTACTCCCTCATCTTCTCCCGCAACCCCCGTGGCCTGCCCCCTGCCATCCAGCGCATTGTGCGCCAGAAGCAGGAGGAGATCTGCATGTCTGGCCAGTTCCAGCCTGTGCTTCAGTCAG gagCCTGCTAA